A single genomic interval of Deltaproteobacteria bacterium harbors:
- a CDS encoding pyridoxal phosphate-dependent aminotransferase family protein has protein sequence MPPGETDIYEYTYDMFLSSIEGEQSEATRFSEWMDAVEADGRYAFEALRQGAQRPEVEVVRTSGLALRLVNLASYNYLGLGYHPVVIEAAQAALARYGLGAASSPVIAGTLQVHKDLEASLLDFLGLPGRGVSLFSSGYGVNTGTLAAVVKRRHHVVVDRSAHMSILEGAQLSRASVHYFNHNDAADLEAVLEGLGPDSGRVLVCTEGVFSADGDLGNLGAIVPVAKRFGAQVLVDEAHSFLVAGPGGRGVCEEHGVLDQVDYLVVTFSKALGGVGGAVIAKREVARYINWYARCRMFSCAIDPAVTAGVTAALRIGAGPEGAERRRRVVENAALLRRLLSPQVLVGRTESWIVPVIYGEERLTLKLCDWLQREGIDGSVMEFPAVPVSEARLRLFVTADHTAEQLSRAAEVIIRAAHHFGFARPATTA, from the coding sequence GGCCGACGGGCGCTACGCCTTCGAAGCGCTGCGTCAGGGCGCGCAGCGTCCGGAAGTGGAGGTCGTGAGGACGAGTGGGCTCGCGCTCCGGCTGGTCAACCTCGCCTCGTACAACTACCTAGGCCTCGGCTACCACCCGGTGGTCATCGAGGCCGCACAGGCCGCGCTCGCGCGTTACGGTCTCGGCGCGGCGAGCTCTCCCGTCATCGCCGGAACCCTTCAGGTCCATAAGGACCTCGAGGCGTCGTTGCTGGACTTCCTCGGCCTTCCAGGCCGCGGGGTGAGCCTCTTCTCCTCGGGGTACGGCGTGAACACAGGCACCCTGGCCGCGGTGGTCAAGCGCCGACACCACGTGGTGGTGGACCGCTCGGCGCACATGTCGATCCTCGAGGGCGCGCAGCTCTCTCGGGCCTCCGTGCACTACTTCAACCATAACGACGCCGCCGACCTGGAGGCCGTGCTAGAGGGCCTCGGGCCGGACTCGGGCCGCGTGCTCGTCTGCACGGAGGGCGTCTTCTCCGCGGACGGCGACCTCGGGAACCTGGGCGCGATCGTCCCCGTGGCGAAACGCTTCGGCGCGCAGGTGCTCGTCGACGAGGCGCACTCGTTCCTCGTTGCTGGGCCCGGCGGCCGCGGCGTCTGTGAGGAGCACGGGGTGCTGGACCAGGTCGACTATCTGGTGGTCACCTTCAGCAAGGCGCTCGGGGGGGTCGGGGGCGCGGTGATCGCGAAGCGCGAGGTCGCTCGGTACATCAACTGGTACGCGAGGTGCCGGATGTTTTCCTGCGCCATCGATCCTGCCGTGACCGCGGGAGTGACCGCGGCGCTGCGCATCGGCGCCGGGCCCGAGGGGGCGGAGCGGCGGCGCCGGGTGGTCGAGAATGCGGCGCTGCTGCGGCGACTCCTTTCGCCGCAGGTCCTCGTCGGCAGAACGGAGAGCTGGATCGTCCCCGTGATCTACGGCGAGGAACGCCTCACCCTCAAGCTCTGCGACTGGCTGCAGCGCGAGGGGATCGACGGCAGCGTGATGGAGTTCCCCGCCGTGCCGGTCTCGGAGGCGCGCCTCCGCCTCTTCGTCACGGCAGATCACACGGCAGAGCAGCTCTCTCGTGCGGCGGAGGTGATCATTCGCGCCGCGCACCATTTCGGTTTCGCGCGCCCCGCGACCACCGCCTGA